From a single Nicotiana tomentosiformis chromosome 2, ASM39032v3, whole genome shotgun sequence genomic region:
- the LOC104095593 gene encoding uncharacterized protein produces MAVYEACILGLRLAIVMNIQEILVIGDSDLLIHQVLGEWATKNSKILPYLHYVQDLIKRFVKIEFKNVPRTQNEFADALATLSSMIHHPDKSYIDPIPIDIRKQPSYCTYVEEEFDGKPWFYDIKEYLEKGEYPKSTTHVQKRTLLRLVNHFFGSGGILYRRTSDLGLLRCVDAKEASRLLEEIHAGTCGPHMNGFTLAKKILRVGYFWMTMETDCIRPQMNGAVEAANKNTKKILLKMINNHKHWHEKLPFALLGYRITIRTSTGATPYLLVYGTEAVIPAEVEIPSLRIIQEDELSDAEWIQSKYDQLALIDGKRMNAVCHGQLYQNKMAKGFNKRVKPRQFTPGQLILKRIFPHQDEAKGKFSPNWQGPYMVHRVLTGGALILAEMDGEVWPKPLNSDTVKRYYI; encoded by the exons ATGGCGGTATACGAAGCTTGTATTCTAGGACTCAGGCTAGCCATCGTCATGAACATTCAGGAAATactggtaatcggagattcagatTTGCTGATACATCAAGTGCTTGGAGAGTGGGCTACCAAGAACTCAAAAATACTGCCTTATTTACACTATGTGCAAGATTTAATCAAGAGATTTGTCAAGATAGAATTCAAGAATGTTCCTCGGACTCAGAACGAGTTTGCAGACGCCTTGGCCACATTATCATCCATGATTCATCATCCGGATAAAAGCTACATTGATCCTATACCTATAGATATCCGCAAGCAACCTTCCTATTGTACTTATGTTGAAGAAGAGTTCGATGGGAAGCCATGGTTttatgatatcaaggagtacttggagAAGGGAGAATATCCAAAAAGTACTACGCATGTTCAAAAACGCACATTGTTGAGGTTAGTTAATCATTTCTTTGGGAGTGGAGGAATCTTGTATAGGAGGACCTCCGATCTAGGTTTACTAAGATGTGTGGACGCTAAGGAGGCATCTAGACTACTTGAAGAAATCCATGCTGGAACATGCGGACCTCATATGAATGGTTTCACTTTGGCAAAGAAGATATTGAGAGTtggatatttctggatgactatggaaaccgACTGCATCCG GCCTCAGATGAATGGAGCTGTAgaggccgccaacaagaacacCAAGAAGATACTACTCAAAATGATAAATAACCACAAGCATTGGCATGAGAAGCTACCTTTTGCATTGCTGGGATATCGCATCACAATCCGCACTTCCACTGGGGCAACACCATACCTTTTAGTATATGGTACTGAAGCTGTGATACCCGCTGAAGTAGAAATACCatctttaagaattatacaagaagatGAGTTGAGTGATGCTGAATGGATACAGAGCAAATATGACCAATTAGCACTTATTGAcggaaaaagaatgaatgcagtatgtcatggtcaactctatcagaataAGATGGCTAAAGGTTTCAACAAAAGGGTGAAGCCCAGGCAATTCACACCAGGGCAATTGATTTTGAAGAGGATTTTTCCGCATCAAGATGAGGCGAAGGGTAAGTTTTCACCAAATTGGCAAGGCCCTTATATGGTTCATCGAGTCTTGACAGGAGGGGCACTCATActagcagaaatggatggagaagTATGGCCAAAACCTCTAAATTCAGACACTGTCAAAAGATATTACATTTAG